From one Azospirillum ramasamyi genomic stretch:
- a CDS encoding PRC-barrel domain-containing protein: MTRQIPATALGTVLLLAALAPVAAPAMAADDCAAGLDRLGQQAAALEAAAPNSPAPVTPQEIAQLRALQQAAQGAAQKGNAQACQAILGEAAALQDSIAHPRAIAADQLEDTKLRSPDGKDMGEISELVIDPATGRIAYAVVELGGFLGIGDSDFPVPWALFSPSGDGYVLNVPKDKLTNAPRFDEKNRPNMNDRQWAMAVHTYYGVPPYWMQQSATLAAIAGLTGGGSDAAAPLRQEVQRLSQEVTRLNQELQQARASGSSAAPAGASGGQGGATPASPQASQAPSGNDSPQPPVSQQ; this comes from the coding sequence ATGACGCGCCAGATCCCTGCAACGGCCCTGGGCACTGTGCTGCTGCTGGCCGCGCTGGCCCCCGTCGCCGCGCCCGCGATGGCCGCCGACGACTGCGCGGCCGGGCTCGACCGGCTTGGACAGCAGGCGGCGGCTCTCGAAGCCGCGGCGCCCAACAGCCCGGCACCCGTGACCCCGCAGGAGATCGCGCAGCTGCGCGCCCTGCAGCAGGCCGCCCAGGGCGCGGCGCAGAAGGGCAACGCGCAGGCTTGCCAGGCCATCCTGGGAGAGGCCGCGGCGCTGCAGGACTCCATCGCCCATCCCCGCGCCATCGCCGCCGACCAGCTTGAGGACACCAAGCTGCGCAGCCCGGACGGCAAGGACATGGGCGAAATCTCCGAACTGGTGATCGATCCGGCGACCGGGCGCATCGCCTATGCGGTGGTCGAGCTGGGCGGCTTCCTCGGCATCGGCGACAGCGACTTTCCCGTGCCGTGGGCGCTGTTCTCGCCCTCCGGCGACGGCTATGTCCTGAACGTTCCCAAGGACAAGCTGACCAACGCTCCGCGTTTCGACGAAAAGAACCGCCCGAACATGAACGACCGCCAATGGGCGATGGCGGTGCATACCTATTACGGCGTTCCCCCCTACTGGATGCAGCAGTCGGCCACGCTGGCCGCGATCGCCGGCCTGACGGGAGGCGGCAGCGACGCCGCGGCGCCTCTGCGCCAGGAAGTCCAGCGCCTGTCCCAGGAGGTGACGAGGCTGAACCAGGAACTTCAGCAGGCGCGCGCATCCGGCTCCAGCGCCGCGCCGGCCGGCGCTTCGGGCGGGCAGGGCGGCGCAACGCCGGCCTCTCCTCAGGCGTCTCAGGCCCCGTCGGGGAACGACAGCCCCCAGCCGCCGGTTTCCCAACAGTGA
- a CDS encoding urease accessory protein UreF has product MGIRTEVNDGVSTHALTRLLAWLSPSFPVGGFSYSHGIEAAVEQGLVRDRATLIVWLDGILRHGAGRTDGMLFAAAHRAVRAGDEAAFAWAVERADILRASSETALESRAQGQAFLLAIRAAWPLDGLARWDAVIAGTGRPVAYAVAVALTAALTGVAEGPALTAYLHAFAANLVSAGVRLVPLGQTDGQRALAALDPITHSAAEAALAAPLDDLGGRAMAVDWTSMIHETQYTRLFRS; this is encoded by the coding sequence ATGGGCATTCGCACTGAGGTGAACGACGGCGTCTCCACCCATGCGCTGACGCGCCTGCTGGCGTGGCTGTCGCCCAGCTTTCCGGTCGGCGGCTTCTCCTACAGCCATGGCATCGAGGCGGCGGTGGAGCAGGGGCTGGTGCGGGACCGCGCCACGCTGATCGTCTGGCTCGACGGCATCCTGCGCCATGGCGCCGGGCGCACCGACGGCATGCTGTTCGCCGCCGCCCATCGCGCGGTGCGCGCCGGGGACGAGGCGGCCTTCGCCTGGGCGGTGGAGCGCGCCGACATCCTGCGCGCCTCCTCCGAAACCGCGCTCGAATCGCGGGCGCAGGGTCAGGCCTTCCTGCTGGCGATCCGCGCCGCATGGCCGCTCGACGGCTTGGCCCGCTGGGATGCGGTGATCGCCGGCACCGGCCGGCCGGTCGCCTATGCGGTGGCGGTGGCGCTGACCGCAGCCCTGACCGGCGTGGCGGAGGGGCCGGCGCTGACCGCCTATCTGCATGCATTCGCCGCCAATCTGGTGTCGGCCGGGGTCCGGCTGGTGCCGCTGGGCCAGACCGACGGGCAGCGGGCGCTGGCGGCGCTCGACCCCATCACCCACAGCGCGGCGGAGGCGGCGCTGGCGGCCCCGCTCGACGACCTCGGCGGCCGGGCGATGGCCGTCGACTGGACCTCGATGATCCACGAAACCCAATATACGAGGCTGTTCCGCTCATGA
- the ureG gene encoding urease accessory protein UreG codes for MSALPAIEKSHAGPLRVGIGGPVGSGKTALTDALCKRMRDDWEVAAITNDIYTKEDAEFLTRSGALKPERIMGVETGGCPHTAIREDASINLAAVDQMNAKFPNLDLIFIESGGDNLAATFSPELADITIYVIDVSAGDKIPRKGGPGITRSDLLVINKTDLAPMVGASLEVMDRDARKMRGDRPFVFANVKAGEGVDAIQSFIVQRGGLPLPG; via the coding sequence ATGAGCGCTCTCCCCGCTATCGAAAAGAGCCACGCCGGCCCGCTTCGCGTCGGCATCGGCGGTCCCGTCGGCTCCGGCAAGACCGCGCTGACCGACGCGCTGTGCAAGCGCATGCGCGACGATTGGGAGGTCGCGGCGATCACCAACGACATCTACACCAAGGAGGATGCGGAGTTCCTCACCCGCTCCGGCGCGCTGAAGCCGGAACGGATCATGGGGGTGGAGACCGGCGGCTGTCCGCACACCGCGATTCGCGAGGACGCCTCGATCAACCTCGCCGCCGTCGACCAGATGAACGCGAAGTTCCCCAACCTCGACCTGATCTTCATCGAATCGGGCGGCGACAACCTCGCGGCCACCTTCTCGCCGGAACTGGCGGACATCACCATCTACGTCATCGACGTGTCGGCCGGCGACAAGATCCCGCGCAAGGGTGGGCCGGGCATCACCCGGTCGGACCTGCTGGTGATCAACAAGACCGACCTCGCCCCGATGGTCGGCGCCAGCCTGGAGGTGATGGACCGCGACGCCCGCAAGATGCGCGGCGACCGTCCCTTTGTGTTCGCCAACGTCAAGGCCGGCGAAGGGGTGGACGCCATCCAGTCCTTCATCGTCCAGCGCGGCGGGCTGCCCCTGCCGGGTTGA
- a CDS encoding urease accessory protein UreE translates to MTEPARRATRVHARGHWPAEQAVGTVTLAFDDRFRRRMAMTDDAGGAFLLDLPRAVALDDGDGLELGDGSFLRVVAAAEDLMEVRVPGPVEAFARVAWHLGNRHLPVQIVGDTIRLRRDHVIEDMLRGLGAEVRDVTAPFMPEGGAYSGHSHGGGHGHSH, encoded by the coding sequence ATGACCGAACCCGCCCGCCGCGCCACCCGAGTCCATGCCCGCGGCCATTGGCCCGCGGAGCAGGCGGTTGGCACCGTGACGCTCGCCTTCGACGACCGCTTCCGCCGCCGCATGGCGATGACCGACGATGCCGGCGGCGCCTTCCTGCTCGACCTGCCGCGGGCGGTGGCGCTGGACGACGGCGACGGGCTGGAACTGGGCGACGGCAGCTTCCTGCGCGTGGTCGCCGCCGCTGAAGACCTGATGGAGGTCCGCGTGCCCGGCCCGGTGGAGGCCTTCGCGCGGGTGGCCTGGCATCTCGGCAACCGCCACCTGCCGGTGCAGATCGTCGGCGACACCATCCGCCTGCGCCGCGACCATGTGATCGAGGACATGCTGCGCGGGCTGGGGGCGGAGGTGCGCGACGTGACCGCGCCCTTCATGCCGGAAGGCGGCGCCTATAGCGGGCATTCGCATGGCGGCGGGCATGGGCATTCGCACTGA